Proteins encoded in a region of the Candidatus Saccharimonadia bacterium genome:
- a CDS encoding DUF475 domain-containing protein — MNVFGSLLSAVKYPLLVLLAGVVLAAMVGGPGEAVLVAVLAVLEISLSFDNAVINATVLRRLNAFWQRMFMTVGMVIAVVGMRLVFPVVIVAVTAGLGFGAVIDLILNHPSEYAVRLADAHPAIAAFGGIFLLMIFLDFLLDEAKRVHWLAVIEAPLASGGRLKTLSSLLALLALIVVSHTWGAAESQRVMMAGVTGLATYLAVRGFSELFEQFGGVRPDGSSAHAAKATVGLAGRAALFLFLYLEVLDASFSFDGVIGAFAITSNVLTIAIGLGVGAFFVRELTVWLVRHDTLGEFIYLEHGAHYALGALAVLMAASLRYDVPEVITGLTGAIFIGLAVMSSLQARGRRHA, encoded by the coding sequence ATGAATGTTTTCGGATCATTGCTGTCGGCTGTGAAGTATCCGCTGCTTGTATTGCTGGCCGGCGTGGTGCTAGCGGCAATGGTAGGCGGACCGGGCGAGGCGGTGCTCGTGGCGGTGCTGGCGGTACTGGAGATTTCGCTGTCGTTTGACAATGCCGTGATTAACGCCACGGTATTGCGGCGGCTTAACGCGTTTTGGCAGCGGATGTTTATGACTGTGGGTATGGTGATCGCGGTGGTGGGTATGCGGCTGGTGTTTCCGGTGGTGATCGTGGCGGTGACGGCTGGTTTGGGGTTTGGGGCCGTGATCGATTTGATCTTGAATCACCCTTCGGAGTACGCGGTGCGGTTGGCGGATGCGCATCCGGCTATCGCGGCCTTTGGTGGAATTTTTTTGCTCATGATTTTTCTGGATTTTTTGCTCGATGAAGCCAAGCGGGTGCATTGGCTGGCCGTGATTGAGGCGCCGCTCGCCAGTGGTGGCCGGCTGAAGACGCTATCGAGTTTATTGGCGCTGCTGGCGCTGATTGTGGTGAGTCATACGTGGGGTGCGGCAGAGTCGCAGCGGGTGATGATGGCCGGGGTGACGGGGTTGGCGACGTACCTGGCTGTGCGAGGGTTTAGCGAGTTGTTTGAGCAGTTTGGGGGGGTGCGGCCAGATGGTTCTTCGGCGCATGCGGCCAAAGCGACGGTGGGGCTGGCCGGCCGGGCGGCGTTGTTTTTGTTTTTGTATCTGGAGGTGCTCGACGCATCGTTCTCGTTTGACGGCGTGATCGGGGCGTTTGCGATTACGAGTAATGTGCTGACGATCGCGATTGGCCTCGGGGTGGGGGCGTTCTTTGTGCGGGAGCTGACGGTGTGGCTGGTGCGCCACGATACGCTAGGTGAGTTTATTTATCTGGAGCACGGAGCGCACTATGCTTTGGGGGCGCTAGCGGTACTGATGGCGGCTAGCTTGCGATACGACGTGCCGGAGGTAATTACGGGTTTGACCGGGGCGATTTTCATCGGCCTGGCGGTGATGTCGAGTTTGCAGGCCCGGGGACGGCGGCACGCTTAG
- a CDS encoding glycosyltransferase: MKQPLKKVTVLIPCYNEAESITGVVTGFPVQQMKAHGYALKVVVINNNSSDQTAAVARAAGAQVIHETRQGKGHAIRTGFHRVTKDTDYVVMLDGDFTYNPAEIIRLLEPINSGFCNVVIGSRLGGRITSGSMTTFNRLGNWIFSHLVRYLYRVNVTDVLTGYFAWDRHAIERLRPHLTSQGFAIEMEMITKMAKLGEEIYSVPISYHSRSGSSSLRPIRDGARILAMYLRNFFWRPASTVERVAFVSDTIYPYNMGGKETRLAEITKRLVKPGREVHIYTMKWWDGPKTIIEDGIHLHAISRLHPLYRHSRRSFREALMFGFATFKLLFQKFDTLDVDSMPFFPLYSARIVCWLRGKKLYATWHEVTDRTAWTTYIGTIPGTIAWAVERLATALPDLIISNSQHTTRRLRQNGTRPQIITIPLGVDLEAIYSIQPSVSTSDVIFVGRLLPHKNVDLLVHAMAKVQKTNPEILCRIIGNGPESPRLEALIHKLGLAENVRISPFVPLHSELYGLMKASKVFVLPSIREGFSLVVVEANANGIPVVTTNHPDNAGRELIIEGVNGYLTDLSPDSIAQKILLALDQQTTLHPTQNIEQYDWNTVAKSIEKVFAH, encoded by the coding sequence GTGAAACAGCCGCTCAAGAAAGTTACCGTTCTCATACCCTGCTACAACGAAGCCGAAAGCATCACCGGCGTCGTCACCGGCTTCCCCGTCCAGCAGATGAAGGCCCACGGCTACGCCCTCAAAGTCGTCGTCATCAACAACAACAGCTCCGACCAAACCGCCGCCGTCGCCCGAGCCGCCGGCGCCCAAGTGATCCATGAAACCCGCCAAGGCAAGGGACATGCCATCCGCACCGGCTTCCACCGCGTCACCAAAGACACCGACTACGTCGTGATGCTCGACGGCGACTTCACCTACAACCCCGCCGAAATCATCCGGCTACTCGAACCCATCAACTCCGGCTTCTGCAACGTTGTCATCGGCTCGCGACTCGGCGGCCGCATCACGAGCGGCTCCATGACAACCTTCAACCGCCTTGGCAACTGGATCTTTTCGCACCTCGTGCGCTACCTCTATCGCGTCAACGTCACTGATGTGCTCACCGGCTATTTCGCCTGGGACCGCCATGCCATCGAGCGGCTCCGTCCTCACCTCACATCCCAAGGTTTTGCCATCGAGATGGAAATGATCACCAAAATGGCCAAACTCGGCGAGGAAATCTACTCGGTACCCATCAGCTACCACTCGCGGTCGGGCAGCTCTAGCCTGCGGCCCATCCGCGACGGCGCGCGCATTCTGGCCATGTATCTGCGCAACTTCTTCTGGCGGCCGGCCTCCACTGTCGAACGCGTCGCCTTCGTCTCCGACACTATCTATCCCTACAATATGGGTGGCAAAGAAACCCGCCTGGCCGAAATCACCAAACGCCTCGTCAAACCCGGCCGCGAAGTCCACATCTACACCATGAAGTGGTGGGACGGTCCCAAAACCATCATCGAAGACGGCATCCACCTCCACGCCATCAGCCGGCTCCATCCCCTGTACCGCCACAGCCGGCGCTCGTTTCGTGAGGCGCTCATGTTTGGGTTCGCCACCTTCAAGTTGCTGTTCCAAAAATTTGACACTCTCGACGTCGACTCCATGCCGTTCTTTCCGCTATATAGCGCCAGAATCGTCTGCTGGCTGCGCGGCAAAAAACTCTACGCCACCTGGCATGAAGTCACCGACCGGACCGCCTGGACGACCTATATCGGCACAATCCCTGGCACCATTGCCTGGGCCGTCGAGCGCCTCGCCACCGCGCTACCCGACCTCATCATCTCCAACTCCCAGCACACCACCCGACGCCTGCGCCAAAACGGCACCCGACCCCAAATCATCACCATCCCGCTCGGCGTCGACCTCGAAGCCATTTACTCCATCCAGCCGTCAGTGAGCACGAGCGACGTTATTTTCGTGGGGCGCCTCCTCCCGCACAAAAACGTCGACCTACTCGTCCACGCCATGGCCAAGGTCCAAAAAACCAACCCCGAAATCCTCTGCCGCATCATCGGCAACGGGCCCGAAAGCCCCCGGCTCGAAGCCCTCATCCACAAACTCGGCCTCGCCGAAAACGTCCGCATCAGCCCTTTTGTGCCCCTGCACTCAGAGCTTTACGGCCTCATGAAGGCCTCCAAAGTCTTCGTGCTACCCTCGATCCGCGAAGGCTTCAGCCTCGTAGTAGTCGAGGCCAACGCCAACGGCATCCCCGTCGTCACCACCAACCACCCCGACAACGCCGGCCGCGAGCTCATCATCGAAGGCGTCAACGGCTACCTCACTGACCTCTCACCCGACAGCATCGCCCAAAAAATCCTGCTTGCGCTCGACCAGCAAACCACCCTGCACCCCACGCAAAACATCGAACAATACGACTGGAACACCGTAGCCAAAAGCATCGAGAAGGTGTTTGCGCACTAA
- a CDS encoding ATP-binding protein — protein MGSERFKRRTLALFFIVSLVPALIVGAVWYVYTQSATLNFLFLDFNTFVLPVIMVGVIPAVILSFIFAELLARPIRRIHHATTKLAAGEFARQFDDAGNGEFAEIGHALDKVATKLQDTLSEAASETAVIESERGKLRSVLNSMTDGVFALDRSGRIILFNKAACELTGRTIREVAGQLAEKVMPFRQNGELVMTRWLASGSGAEHKVGEWKSLELYRADGHSLYVDVQAVVIKDDPNGIAALVTFHDLTKSHQLEEMKIDFVALAAHELRTPLTEIKGYLDILRTEAKGLTKTQQAFLAQAIISAGQLGSLMHNLLNVSRIEHGELSYQPELIDFRTFILNTEPALQERALQQHRRLTLTVPKQPLLVMGDASALREVIDNLVSNAIEHTTSASGTIDIEVTPRRTSIETTVTDNGTGIPARALPRLFTKFYRVDELKAPTHGTGLGLYICRSIVEAHGGSIVVESKEGEGSTFTFILPRQAVATRTQSSHNDNETTITRGAHGWIKNHPVR, from the coding sequence GTGGGATCTGAACGCTTCAAACGCCGCACACTGGCGCTTTTCTTTATCGTTTCGCTGGTACCGGCACTCATCGTGGGAGCCGTCTGGTACGTCTACACGCAGAGCGCCACGCTCAATTTCCTCTTTCTCGACTTCAACACCTTCGTGCTACCGGTTATCATGGTCGGCGTGATCCCGGCAGTGATCCTCAGCTTCATTTTCGCCGAACTCCTCGCCCGGCCCATTCGCCGCATTCACCATGCCACCACCAAGCTCGCCGCCGGCGAATTTGCCCGCCAATTCGATGACGCCGGCAACGGCGAATTCGCCGAAATCGGCCATGCCCTCGACAAAGTCGCCACCAAACTCCAAGATACCTTATCCGAAGCCGCCAGCGAGACCGCCGTCATCGAATCCGAACGCGGCAAATTGCGCAGCGTGCTCAACTCCATGACCGACGGCGTCTTCGCGCTTGATCGCAGCGGCCGCATCATCTTGTTTAACAAAGCCGCCTGCGAACTCACCGGGCGCACCATCCGTGAAGTCGCCGGACAGCTCGCCGAAAAGGTGATGCCGTTCCGCCAAAACGGCGAGCTCGTCATGACCCGCTGGCTCGCGTCGGGCAGTGGCGCCGAGCACAAAGTAGGGGAGTGGAAAAGCCTTGAGCTCTACCGCGCCGACGGCCACAGCCTCTACGTCGACGTGCAGGCGGTGGTGATCAAAGACGACCCCAACGGCATCGCCGCCCTCGTCACCTTCCATGACCTCACCAAATCTCACCAGCTCGAAGAGATGAAGATCGATTTTGTGGCTCTAGCGGCACACGAACTACGCACGCCACTCACCGAAATCAAAGGCTATCTCGACATCCTTCGCACCGAAGCCAAGGGCCTCACCAAAACCCAGCAAGCCTTTCTAGCTCAAGCCATTATCAGCGCCGGCCAGCTCGGCAGCCTCATGCACAACCTGCTGAATGTTTCACGCATCGAACACGGCGAGCTCAGCTATCAGCCCGAACTTATCGACTTCCGTACGTTCATACTAAACACCGAGCCCGCACTGCAAGAGCGCGCCCTCCAGCAACACCGCCGTCTCACCCTCACCGTACCCAAGCAACCCCTGCTCGTAATGGGGGACGCCTCCGCCCTGCGCGAGGTCATCGACAACCTCGTGTCCAACGCCATCGAGCACACCACATCGGCCTCCGGCACCATCGACATCGAGGTCACGCCGCGCCGCACCAGCATCGAAACCACCGTCACCGACAACGGCACCGGTATTCCCGCGCGCGCCCTGCCCCGGCTATTCACCAAATTTTATCGCGTTGACGAACTCAAGGCACCCACCCACGGCACTGGGTTGGGCCTCTACATCTGTCGATCTATCGTGGAGGCCCATGGCGGCAGCATCGTCGTGGAATCGAAAGAAGGAGAGGGGAGTACATTTACCTTTATCCTGCCCCGCCAAGCAGTTGCCACGCGCACCCAATCTAGCCATAATGATAATGAAACCACAATCACCCGAGGAGCCCATGGCTGGATCAAAAACCATCCTGTTCGTTGA
- a CDS encoding FKBP-type peptidyl-prolyl cis-trans isomerase — protein MGTRVLIVIASLAVIALIVGAVFVLQGGAVAPASSPASSVAASPGAGLVVTDEVIGTGAEAKADSTVTAKYTGMLADGTVFDASERHDPNGLEFSLSGGVIKGWQEGIPGMKVGGKRKLVIPPDLGYGAQAKEGIPPNSTLTFEVELVGVK, from the coding sequence GTGGGTACACGTGTACTGATTGTGATTGCTTCGCTGGCGGTTATTGCGTTGATCGTGGGGGCGGTATTTGTGTTGCAGGGCGGGGCGGTCGCGCCGGCTTCGTCGCCTGCCTCGAGCGTGGCGGCATCGCCTGGGGCGGGACTCGTGGTGACCGATGAAGTGATTGGCACAGGGGCAGAGGCTAAGGCCGATAGCACGGTGACGGCTAAGTATACCGGCATGCTGGCCGACGGGACGGTGTTCGATGCCAGTGAGCGCCACGATCCGAACGGCCTGGAATTTTCGCTGAGCGGTGGGGTGATTAAGGGGTGGCAAGAGGGTATTCCCGGGATGAAGGTGGGTGGTAAGCGCAAGCTCGTGATTCCGCCGGACTTGGGCTATGGGGCGCAAGCCAAGGAAGGGATTCCGCCGAATTCTACGCTGACGTTTGAGGTTGAGCTGGTGGGCGTAAAGTAG
- a CDS encoding response regulator, whose translation MAGSKTILFVEDDKPIAEMYSRVLEREGFQIEFAYNGTEGLQKARTKHYDLILLDIMMPEKTGIEVLNALRGEDGKGSAQTKIVILTNLAQDKTSQEALKAQADGYIIKADIVPSQLAGLISKLL comes from the coding sequence ATGGCTGGATCAAAAACCATCCTGTTCGTTGAAGATGACAAACCGATCGCCGAGATGTACTCCCGAGTCTTGGAGCGTGAAGGCTTCCAGATAGAATTTGCCTACAACGGCACCGAAGGCCTCCAAAAAGCCCGGACCAAACATTACGATCTCATTTTGCTCGACATCATGATGCCCGAAAAAACCGGCATCGAAGTACTCAATGCCCTGCGCGGCGAAGACGGCAAAGGCAGCGCCCAAACCAAAATCGTCATCCTCACCAATCTCGCCCAAGACAAAACCAGCCAAGAAGCCCTCAAGGCCCAGGCCGACGGCTACATCATCAAAGCCGACATCGTACCAAGCCAGCTTGCCGGTCTCATCTCCAAGCTACTCTAA